The genomic interval TTTGTTATTCGCGATAACGGCCTATCGGCCGGATATTTGCGCGTAAATTTACGAATTATTTCCATTAACGTTATCTTTGCAGCAAGAATAATGCAACAGCCGGAGAGTATATGACAGAAAACGAAATACTGGACGTGCTGCACGGCGTGCAGCATCCCGAACTGCAGTCGGACATCGTGTCGCTCGGTATGGTCGACGGTGTCCGTATCGACGAGGAAGGCATCCGCATCACGATCGTCTTCGCCCGGGCGCGCGACCCGTTCGCTCAAGCGATCCGCAAGCGCAGCGAGGAAGCCGTCGCCTCCCGCTACCCGCAATACGCCGGAAAAATATCGGTGTTCGTCAAGGAGGCCCCACCTAAGAAAAAAAACGAAAGGCAGACGGTCCCGCTGGGCGCCGACGACCGCATCCGCCGGATCGTGGCCGTCAGTTCGGCCAAGGGAGGCGTAGGGAAAAGCACCGTCACGGCCAATCTGGCCGTCGCCTTGGCCAAAGCGGGTTACCGGACGGGAGTGCTCGACGCCGACATTTACGGCCCTTCACAGCCGATGATGTTCGGCGTGGAAGACTATCGTCCGGAAGGAGAGAACATCGAAGGGAAAGAGTGGATCGTTCCCGCCGAGGCCTACGGCGTCAAGGTCATGTCGATCGGCTTCTTCATCCCGCCGGGCGACGCGCTGATGTGGCGCGGTCCCATGGCGACCAATGCGCTCCGGCAAATGATCCACC from Alistipes ihumii AP11 carries:
- a CDS encoding Mrp/NBP35 family ATP-binding protein, giving the protein MTENEILDVLHGVQHPELQSDIVSLGMVDGVRIDEEGIRITIVFARARDPFAQAIRKRSEEAVASRYPQYAGKISVFVKEAPPKKKNERQTVPLGADDRIRRIVAVSSAKGGVGKSTVTANLAVALAKAGYRTGVLDADIYGPSQPMMFGVEDYRPEGENIEGKEWIVPAEAYGVKVMSIGFFIPPGDALMWRGPMATNALRQMIHQTLWGPLDFLLLDLPPGTGDVHLSVISEMKVDGALIVTTPQRVALADVVRGVHMFRNEKVNIPILGLVENMAWFTPAELPDNRYYIFGEGEAARIAEQEKLPLLASIPLIRSVSEAADSGRPVTSENLPDGKFYDLLAEGVVAELCESSR